One part of the Sebastes fasciatus isolate fSebFas1 chromosome 8, fSebFas1.pri, whole genome shotgun sequence genome encodes these proteins:
- the hm13 gene encoding minor histocompatibility antigen H13 isoform X4 — MADTEQIPASSATEAAAAAILDALNATDSNGTEAALNATAKFVASPQGTALAYGSLVFMALLPIFFGALRSVTCSKSKNASDMPETITSRDAARFPIIASCTLFGLYLFFKVFSQEYINMLLSIYFFGLGVLALSHTMSPLMTRIFPDSFSNKQFQLLFTQGSEESKEEIVNYEFDTKNLVCLVISSVVGVWYLLKKHWIANNLFGLAFALNGVELLHLNNVSTGCILLGGLFVYDVFWVFGTNVMVTVAKSFEAPIKLVFPQDLLERGLEASNFAMLGLGDIVIPGIFIALLLRFDVSLKKNSRTYFYSSFLAYIFGLGLTIFVMHTFKHAQPALLYLVPACIGFPVVVALLKGEFTEMFR, encoded by the exons ATGGCTGATACCGAGCAGATCCCGGCCTCCTCGGCCACAgaggccgccgccgccgccatccTGGACGCCCTGAACGCCACCGACTCCAACGGCACCGAGGCGGCGCTCAACGCGACGGCTAAGTTCGTGGCCTCTCCGCAGGGCACGGCGCTGGCGTACGGCAGCCTGGTGTTCATGGCGCTGCTGCCCATCTTCTTCGGAGCTCTGCGGTCCGTCACCTGCTCCAAATCCAAG aaTGCATCAGACATGCCAGAAACGATCACCAGTCGAGACGCAGCGAGGTTTCCCATCATCGCCAGCTGCACTCTGTTTGGGCTCTACCTCTTCttcaag GTATTCTCTCAAGAGTACATCAACATGCTGCTGTCCATCTACTTCTTTGGGCTGGGCGTCCTGGCTCTGTCTCACACTATGAG tcCTCTGATGACGAGAATCTTTCCTGATTCTTTCTCAAACAAGCAGTTCCAGCTGCTCTTCACTCAGGGCTCTGAAGAGTCTAAAGAAG AAATAGTCAACTATGAGTTTGACACCAAGAACCTGGTGTGTCTAGTCATCAGCAGCGTGGTGGGAGTCTGGTACCTGCTCAAAAAG cacTGGATAGCCAATAACCTGTTTGGCCTGGCATTTGCCCTGAATGGAGTGGAGCTGCTCCACCTGAACAACGTCAGTACCGGCTGCATCCTGCTGGGGGGGCTGTTCGTCTACGACGTCTTCTGG GTGTTTGGGACCAACGTCATGGTAACAGTTGCCAAGTCCTTTGAAGCACCAATCAAAT tggTGTTTCCTCAGGACTTGTTGGAGAGAGGACTTGAAGCCAGTAACTTTGCCATGCTGGGTCTGGGTGACATCGTCATCCCAGGTATCTTCATCGCCCTGCTGCTGCGCTTCGACGTCAG CCTAAAGAAGAACAGCAGGACGTACTTCTACTCTAGTTTCCTGGCCTACATCTTCGGACTGGGCCTCACCATCTTCGTTATGCACACCTTCAAACACGCACAG CCCGCTCTGCTCTACCTGGTCCCGGCCTGCATCGGCTTCCCCGTCGTCGTAGCACTGCTCAAAGGAGAGTTCACAGAGATGTTCAGGTGA
- the hm13 gene encoding minor histocompatibility antigen H13 isoform X2 — translation MADTEQIPASSATEAAAAAILDALNATDSNGTEAALNATAKFVASPQGTALAYGSLVFMALLPIFFGALRSVTCSKSKNASDMPETITSRDAARFPIIASCTLFGLYLFFKVFSQEYINMLLSIYFFGLGVLALSHTMSPLMTRIFPDSFSNKQFQLLFTQGSEESKEEIVNYEFDTKNLVCLVISSVVGVWYLLKKHWIANNLFGLAFALNGVELLHLNNVSTGCILLGGLFVYDVFWVFGTNVMVTVAKSFEAPIKLVFPQDLLERGLEASNFAMLGLGDIVIPGIFIALLLRFDVSLKKNSRTYFYSSFLAYIFGLGLTIFVMHTFKHAQPALLYLVPACIGFPVVVALLKGEFTEMFRYEETPPEDTDATEATEATEAKEDSESEKKDQ, via the exons ATGGCTGATACCGAGCAGATCCCGGCCTCCTCGGCCACAgaggccgccgccgccgccatccTGGACGCCCTGAACGCCACCGACTCCAACGGCACCGAGGCGGCGCTCAACGCGACGGCTAAGTTCGTGGCCTCTCCGCAGGGCACGGCGCTGGCGTACGGCAGCCTGGTGTTCATGGCGCTGCTGCCCATCTTCTTCGGAGCTCTGCGGTCCGTCACCTGCTCCAAATCCAAG aaTGCATCAGACATGCCAGAAACGATCACCAGTCGAGACGCAGCGAGGTTTCCCATCATCGCCAGCTGCACTCTGTTTGGGCTCTACCTCTTCttcaag GTATTCTCTCAAGAGTACATCAACATGCTGCTGTCCATCTACTTCTTTGGGCTGGGCGTCCTGGCTCTGTCTCACACTATGAG tcCTCTGATGACGAGAATCTTTCCTGATTCTTTCTCAAACAAGCAGTTCCAGCTGCTCTTCACTCAGGGCTCTGAAGAGTCTAAAGAAG AAATAGTCAACTATGAGTTTGACACCAAGAACCTGGTGTGTCTAGTCATCAGCAGCGTGGTGGGAGTCTGGTACCTGCTCAAAAAG cacTGGATAGCCAATAACCTGTTTGGCCTGGCATTTGCCCTGAATGGAGTGGAGCTGCTCCACCTGAACAACGTCAGTACCGGCTGCATCCTGCTGGGGGGGCTGTTCGTCTACGACGTCTTCTGG GTGTTTGGGACCAACGTCATGGTAACAGTTGCCAAGTCCTTTGAAGCACCAATCAAAT tggTGTTTCCTCAGGACTTGTTGGAGAGAGGACTTGAAGCCAGTAACTTTGCCATGCTGGGTCTGGGTGACATCGTCATCCCAGGTATCTTCATCGCCCTGCTGCTGCGCTTCGACGTCAG CCTAAAGAAGAACAGCAGGACGTACTTCTACTCTAGTTTCCTGGCCTACATCTTCGGACTGGGCCTCACCATCTTCGTTATGCACACCTTCAAACACGCACAG CCCGCTCTGCTCTACCTGGTCCCGGCCTGCATCGGCTTCCCCGTCGTCGTAGCACTGCTCAAAGGAGAGTTCACAGAGATGTTCAG
- the hm13 gene encoding minor histocompatibility antigen H13 isoform X1 produces MADTEQIPASSATEAAAAAILDALNATDSNGTEAALNATAKFVASPQGTALAYGSLVFMALLPIFFGALRSVTCSKSKELGENDYDSGFRNASDMPETITSRDAARFPIIASCTLFGLYLFFKVFSQEYINMLLSIYFFGLGVLALSHTMSPLMTRIFPDSFSNKQFQLLFTQGSEESKEEIVNYEFDTKNLVCLVISSVVGVWYLLKKHWIANNLFGLAFALNGVELLHLNNVSTGCILLGGLFVYDVFWVFGTNVMVTVAKSFEAPIKLVFPQDLLERGLEASNFAMLGLGDIVIPGIFIALLLRFDVSLKKNSRTYFYSSFLAYIFGLGLTIFVMHTFKHAQPALLYLVPACIGFPVVVALLKGEFTEMFRYEETPPEDTDATEATEATEAKEDSESEKKDQ; encoded by the exons ATGGCTGATACCGAGCAGATCCCGGCCTCCTCGGCCACAgaggccgccgccgccgccatccTGGACGCCCTGAACGCCACCGACTCCAACGGCACCGAGGCGGCGCTCAACGCGACGGCTAAGTTCGTGGCCTCTCCGCAGGGCACGGCGCTGGCGTACGGCAGCCTGGTGTTCATGGCGCTGCTGCCCATCTTCTTCGGAGCTCTGCGGTCCGTCACCTGCTCCAAATCCAAG gagCTCGGAGAAAATGATTACGATTCTGGGTTCAGA aaTGCATCAGACATGCCAGAAACGATCACCAGTCGAGACGCAGCGAGGTTTCCCATCATCGCCAGCTGCACTCTGTTTGGGCTCTACCTCTTCttcaag GTATTCTCTCAAGAGTACATCAACATGCTGCTGTCCATCTACTTCTTTGGGCTGGGCGTCCTGGCTCTGTCTCACACTATGAG tcCTCTGATGACGAGAATCTTTCCTGATTCTTTCTCAAACAAGCAGTTCCAGCTGCTCTTCACTCAGGGCTCTGAAGAGTCTAAAGAAG AAATAGTCAACTATGAGTTTGACACCAAGAACCTGGTGTGTCTAGTCATCAGCAGCGTGGTGGGAGTCTGGTACCTGCTCAAAAAG cacTGGATAGCCAATAACCTGTTTGGCCTGGCATTTGCCCTGAATGGAGTGGAGCTGCTCCACCTGAACAACGTCAGTACCGGCTGCATCCTGCTGGGGGGGCTGTTCGTCTACGACGTCTTCTGG GTGTTTGGGACCAACGTCATGGTAACAGTTGCCAAGTCCTTTGAAGCACCAATCAAAT tggTGTTTCCTCAGGACTTGTTGGAGAGAGGACTTGAAGCCAGTAACTTTGCCATGCTGGGTCTGGGTGACATCGTCATCCCAGGTATCTTCATCGCCCTGCTGCTGCGCTTCGACGTCAG CCTAAAGAAGAACAGCAGGACGTACTTCTACTCTAGTTTCCTGGCCTACATCTTCGGACTGGGCCTCACCATCTTCGTTATGCACACCTTCAAACACGCACAG CCCGCTCTGCTCTACCTGGTCCCGGCCTGCATCGGCTTCCCCGTCGTCGTAGCACTGCTCAAAGGAGAGTTCACAGAGATGTTCAG
- the hm13 gene encoding minor histocompatibility antigen H13 isoform X3, with product MADTEQIPASSATEAAAAAILDALNATDSNGTEAALNATAKFVASPQGTALAYGSLVFMALLPIFFGALRSVTCSKSKELGENDYDSGFRNASDMPETITSRDAARFPIIASCTLFGLYLFFKVFSQEYINMLLSIYFFGLGVLALSHTMSPLMTRIFPDSFSNKQFQLLFTQGSEESKEEIVNYEFDTKNLVCLVISSVVGVWYLLKKHWIANNLFGLAFALNGVELLHLNNVSTGCILLGGLFVYDVFWVFGTNVMVTVAKSFEAPIKLVFPQDLLERGLEASNFAMLGLGDIVIPGIFIALLLRFDVSLKKNSRTYFYSSFLAYIFGLGLTIFVMHTFKHAQPALLYLVPACIGFPVVVALLKGEFTEMFR from the exons ATGGCTGATACCGAGCAGATCCCGGCCTCCTCGGCCACAgaggccgccgccgccgccatccTGGACGCCCTGAACGCCACCGACTCCAACGGCACCGAGGCGGCGCTCAACGCGACGGCTAAGTTCGTGGCCTCTCCGCAGGGCACGGCGCTGGCGTACGGCAGCCTGGTGTTCATGGCGCTGCTGCCCATCTTCTTCGGAGCTCTGCGGTCCGTCACCTGCTCCAAATCCAAG gagCTCGGAGAAAATGATTACGATTCTGGGTTCAGA aaTGCATCAGACATGCCAGAAACGATCACCAGTCGAGACGCAGCGAGGTTTCCCATCATCGCCAGCTGCACTCTGTTTGGGCTCTACCTCTTCttcaag GTATTCTCTCAAGAGTACATCAACATGCTGCTGTCCATCTACTTCTTTGGGCTGGGCGTCCTGGCTCTGTCTCACACTATGAG tcCTCTGATGACGAGAATCTTTCCTGATTCTTTCTCAAACAAGCAGTTCCAGCTGCTCTTCACTCAGGGCTCTGAAGAGTCTAAAGAAG AAATAGTCAACTATGAGTTTGACACCAAGAACCTGGTGTGTCTAGTCATCAGCAGCGTGGTGGGAGTCTGGTACCTGCTCAAAAAG cacTGGATAGCCAATAACCTGTTTGGCCTGGCATTTGCCCTGAATGGAGTGGAGCTGCTCCACCTGAACAACGTCAGTACCGGCTGCATCCTGCTGGGGGGGCTGTTCGTCTACGACGTCTTCTGG GTGTTTGGGACCAACGTCATGGTAACAGTTGCCAAGTCCTTTGAAGCACCAATCAAAT tggTGTTTCCTCAGGACTTGTTGGAGAGAGGACTTGAAGCCAGTAACTTTGCCATGCTGGGTCTGGGTGACATCGTCATCCCAGGTATCTTCATCGCCCTGCTGCTGCGCTTCGACGTCAG CCTAAAGAAGAACAGCAGGACGTACTTCTACTCTAGTTTCCTGGCCTACATCTTCGGACTGGGCCTCACCATCTTCGTTATGCACACCTTCAAACACGCACAG CCCGCTCTGCTCTACCTGGTCCCGGCCTGCATCGGCTTCCCCGTCGTCGTAGCACTGCTCAAAGGAGAGTTCACAGAGATGTTCAGGTGA